The Chryseolinea soli genome contains a region encoding:
- a CDS encoding APC family permease yields MESSGEGLNRAIGIKSLAASVVNLTVGAGIFALPALVAEKLGHASTVAYLICGALIFMIMMCFAEVGSQTSTSGGIYKYVESAFGPYVGFLTSNLYWFGFGMISDAAIANALFEMIVLYVPEIDTLFGRLIFFLLVFGGLAWINVRGVKYGAKVISALTLAKLLPIALLLFFGWPKIDAGNLKLWDDFEFNHLGEACLILFFAFVGGEAALTTGGEIKNPKRSVPLGLLSGIAIVILIYLGIQILAQGILGADLSLYKEAPLVKIATVIFGSVGPTLIVLATALAILGAISGDILAMPRFLFASSKDKLIPDILSSIHPRFRTPYISIIAYSFLAFVLSLSGSFKGLAILSSSANLITYFAVVLSLWKLKKNERLAAGEPGIRVPVYLIPFILITMLWLLSHLSANEYAALFIFLLLCSLYFFRKPLALWLKKIMIVEKSS; encoded by the coding sequence ATGGAATCATCAGGAGAAGGTTTAAACCGGGCCATCGGCATCAAGAGCCTTGCGGCCAGCGTAGTTAATTTGACCGTGGGCGCGGGGATCTTTGCGCTACCGGCCTTGGTGGCCGAGAAACTGGGTCACGCCAGCACGGTGGCTTACTTGATTTGTGGTGCACTCATCTTCATGATCATGATGTGTTTCGCCGAAGTGGGGAGCCAGACGTCGACCAGCGGCGGGATCTATAAATATGTGGAAAGTGCGTTTGGTCCCTACGTGGGCTTTCTCACCAGCAACTTATATTGGTTTGGGTTTGGGATGATCAGCGATGCGGCCATCGCCAACGCGCTGTTTGAAATGATTGTGCTCTATGTTCCCGAAATAGATACGCTCTTTGGCCGGCTGATCTTTTTTCTGTTGGTGTTTGGTGGGCTGGCGTGGATCAATGTGCGCGGTGTGAAGTATGGCGCGAAAGTGATCTCGGCACTCACGCTGGCCAAGCTTTTGCCCATCGCCTTGTTGTTGTTTTTTGGCTGGCCGAAGATCGATGCCGGAAATCTGAAGTTGTGGGATGACTTCGAGTTCAATCATCTGGGAGAAGCATGCCTCATCCTGTTCTTCGCCTTTGTGGGGGGAGAAGCGGCATTGACCACCGGAGGCGAAATCAAGAATCCCAAACGTTCGGTGCCGCTGGGGTTGCTTTCGGGTATTGCGATCGTCATTCTCATTTACCTGGGCATCCAGATTTTGGCGCAAGGCATTTTGGGGGCCGACCTTTCGCTTTACAAGGAAGCACCGCTCGTGAAGATCGCCACCGTCATTTTTGGAAGTGTCGGCCCCACGCTTATTGTATTGGCTACTGCATTGGCCATACTGGGCGCGATCAGCGGCGACATCCTGGCGATGCCGCGATTCCTGTTCGCATCTTCAAAAGATAAACTCATTCCAGACATCCTGTCGTCCATTCACCCACGGTTTCGGACGCCCTATATTTCCATCATCGCCTATTCATTTTTGGCCTTTGTTCTTTCGCTCTCCGGCAGCTTCAAGGGGCTGGCCATTCTTTCCAGCTCGGCCAATCTCATCACCTATTTTGCTGTGGTACTTTCCCTTTGGAAGCTCAAGAAAAATGAGCGATTAGCCGCGGGCGAGCCGGGCATCCGGGTGCCCGTGTATCTCATCCCATTCATTTTGATCACCATGCTGTGGCTGCTTTCACATCTCTCGGCTAACGAGTATGCCGCACTCTTTATCTTTTTATTGCTTTGTTCCTTGTATTTTTTCAGAAAGCCCCTGGCGCTATGGCTGAAGAAAATCATGATTGTTGAAAAAAGCAGTTGA
- a CDS encoding RagB/SusD family nutrient uptake outer membrane protein, which produces MKTKYTLAVLAIMFMASSCSDYLEVPNKGNLTNDSFWQTEQHVQQGLTAAYSALASWDGSKWTFFEEVFLGMVIRTDEVSNNPSSGYAGKLASFTNTADESTASNNWLTRYAGIARANQVIQNTPNVPGLSDELKQAYIGEAKFLRALNYFYLVCSFEKIPMVTVFETDFDKLIPSQAATSEIWSLIESDLKAAEATVPAVQDEAWTGRATKWSAKALLGKAYLFQEKWSDAATKFKEVVEQGPYSLLPNYADNFNGVGENGVESVFEIQFSGDRNGGVDKRQPINWEITPSALDGWELFSASDWILAEMKTDVTAGNAYSDRVYESLFFDDPNSTIRRPTETDPVPYADVKGSLTFPQYFKKYNAWTDKQGDYVGTNVSLIRYADVLLMYAEALNESGNTGDAIDAINTVRARAHAKPLDNAFTKETLRTQIRHHERPCELSMEYGIRWMDLYRWSKGSTATESMKTTLTNHDKAFAGNFVEGKHEISPIPASEMGLNKNLVQNDKW; this is translated from the coding sequence ATGAAAACAAAATATACTCTCGCGGTGCTGGCGATCATGTTCATGGCTTCGTCGTGCAGCGACTACCTGGAAGTTCCCAACAAAGGGAATTTAACAAACGACTCGTTCTGGCAAACGGAACAACATGTTCAACAAGGTCTCACCGCCGCCTACTCGGCATTGGCCAGTTGGGATGGAAGCAAATGGACATTTTTTGAAGAAGTATTTCTCGGCATGGTGATCCGTACCGACGAGGTCAGCAACAATCCAAGCTCAGGCTACGCCGGAAAACTCGCTTCGTTCACCAACACCGCCGACGAGAGTACGGCATCAAACAACTGGCTCACCCGCTATGCCGGCATTGCCCGCGCAAACCAGGTGATCCAAAACACACCGAACGTTCCCGGCCTCAGCGATGAACTGAAACAAGCCTATATTGGCGAAGCGAAATTCCTGCGCGCCCTGAATTACTTCTACCTGGTGTGTAGCTTCGAGAAGATCCCGATGGTCACCGTCTTCGAAACGGATTTCGATAAGCTCATTCCTTCGCAAGCCGCGACCAGCGAGATTTGGTCGCTGATTGAATCTGACCTGAAAGCGGCTGAGGCTACCGTGCCCGCCGTGCAAGACGAAGCGTGGACGGGTCGTGCCACCAAATGGTCGGCGAAAGCCCTGTTGGGGAAAGCCTATTTGTTCCAGGAGAAATGGAGCGACGCGGCTACTAAATTTAAGGAAGTGGTAGAGCAAGGACCCTACAGTCTGCTGCCGAACTACGCCGACAATTTCAATGGCGTGGGAGAAAACGGAGTGGAGTCGGTGTTTGAAATTCAATTCTCCGGCGATCGCAACGGCGGTGTAGACAAGCGTCAACCTATCAATTGGGAAATTACCCCGTCAGCGTTGGATGGCTGGGAGTTGTTCTCGGCATCGGACTGGATCCTGGCTGAAATGAAAACCGATGTCACCGCCGGCAATGCTTACAGCGACCGCGTATACGAATCCCTTTTCTTTGACGATCCCAATTCCACCATCAGACGCCCAACCGAAACCGACCCGGTTCCTTATGCCGACGTGAAAGGTTCGCTCACCTTTCCACAATACTTTAAAAAATACAATGCGTGGACGGACAAGCAAGGCGACTATGTGGGCACCAACGTTTCGCTCATTCGCTATGCCGACGTGTTGTTGATGTATGCCGAAGCCCTCAATGAAAGCGGCAACACCGGCGACGCCATCGACGCCATCAATACCGTGAGAGCCCGCGCGCATGCCAAACCCCTTGACAACGCGTTCACGAAAGAGACGCTCCGCACGCAGATCCGCCATCATGAGCGTCCCTGTGAATTGTCGATGGAGTATGGCATTCGCTGGATGGACTTGTACCGCTGGAGCAAAGGCAGCACGGCGACGGAGAGCATGAAGACAACCCTGACGAACCATGACAAAGCCTTTGCTGGCAACTTCGTGGAGGGCAAACACGAGATCAGCCCCATACCGGCTTCGGAGATGGGGTTAAACAAAAACCTGGTTCAAAACGATAAATGGTAA
- a CDS encoding aldehyde dehydrogenase family protein — protein MTKSMEGQRAFDFKNHNRGVSTGIQWLESKGASIASYSPVDGNYIGTVTAADKDTYEAVIEKAKAAFHAWRQWPVPRRGEIVRQIGDAFRANKTELGKLVSYEMGKSLQEGLGEVQEIIDICDFAVGLSRQLYGLTMHSERPSHRLYEQYHPLGIVGIISAFNFPVAVWSWNSMLAWVCGDVCVWKPSEKTPLCAVACQSIIADVFKENNVPEGVSCLVMGGREVGEWLSEDRRIPLISATGSTAMGRAVGVAVAKRMGRSLLELGGNNAVIISKQADLNMALMASVFGAVGTAGQRCTTTRRLIVHEAIYDSMKQKLVKAYGQLRIGNPLDRSNHLGPLIDKGAVEGYVAAIEQCKREGGMFIVEGGVLEGAGYESGCYVRPCIAEVQNHYAVVQHETFAPILYMMKYKTIEEAIRMQNDVPQGLSSAIMTLDLREAELFLSQAGSDCGIANVNAGTSGAEIGGAFGGEKDTGGGRESGSDAWKVYMRRQTNAINYAANLPMAQGIQFDLEMIE, from the coding sequence ATGACAAAGTCCATGGAAGGGCAACGTGCGTTCGATTTTAAAAATCACAATCGCGGTGTATCAACCGGAATACAGTGGCTGGAGAGCAAGGGAGCGTCTATCGCCTCTTATTCTCCTGTGGATGGAAATTATATCGGCACGGTCACGGCAGCAGACAAAGACACTTACGAGGCCGTGATCGAAAAAGCAAAGGCGGCCTTTCATGCGTGGCGACAGTGGCCGGTGCCGCGGCGCGGCGAAATTGTGCGGCAGATAGGGGATGCGTTTCGGGCAAACAAAACCGAACTTGGAAAACTGGTGTCGTATGAAATGGGCAAGAGCCTGCAAGAGGGACTGGGTGAAGTGCAGGAGATCATAGACATCTGCGATTTTGCTGTCGGCTTGTCGCGCCAGCTCTACGGCTTGACGATGCACAGTGAACGGCCTTCGCACCGCCTGTATGAGCAGTATCATCCTCTTGGTATTGTCGGGATCATCTCCGCGTTCAATTTTCCCGTGGCGGTGTGGAGTTGGAACAGCATGCTGGCGTGGGTGTGTGGCGATGTATGTGTGTGGAAACCTTCGGAAAAAACACCGCTTTGTGCGGTGGCCTGTCAATCGATCATTGCTGATGTGTTTAAGGAAAACAATGTGCCGGAAGGTGTGAGTTGCCTGGTGATGGGTGGGCGTGAAGTAGGAGAATGGTTGAGCGAGGACCGCCGCATCCCATTGATCTCTGCTACGGGTTCAACGGCCATGGGGCGCGCTGTGGGCGTGGCCGTGGCAAAACGCATGGGGCGAAGCTTGTTGGAGTTGGGTGGAAACAATGCTGTGATCATCTCGAAACAAGCCGATCTGAACATGGCGTTGATGGCCTCTGTGTTTGGGGCGGTGGGCACGGCCGGTCAGCGCTGCACGACGACGCGCCGTCTCATCGTGCACGAAGCGATCTATGACTCCATGAAGCAAAAACTGGTGAAGGCCTACGGACAACTTCGCATCGGCAATCCATTAGACAGAAGCAATCACCTCGGGCCATTGATCGACAAGGGTGCGGTGGAAGGTTACGTGGCGGCAATCGAGCAATGTAAGCGTGAGGGTGGCATGTTCATCGTCGAGGGTGGTGTGCTGGAAGGTGCGGGTTATGAAAGTGGCTGCTATGTGCGGCCCTGCATTGCAGAAGTGCAGAATCATTATGCCGTGGTGCAGCATGAAACCTTTGCGCCCATTCTTTACATGATGAAGTACAAGACCATCGAAGAAGCGATCCGCATGCAAAACGATGTGCCCCAGGGCCTGTCGTCGGCTATCATGACACTCGATTTGCGGGAGGCGGAGTTGTTCTTGTCACAGGCGGGAAGCGACTGCGGCATTGCCAACGTAAACGCAGGCACGTCGGGTGCCGAAATTGGAGGCGCTTTTGGAGGAGAGAAAGATACCGGTGGCGGACGCGAGAGTGGAAGCGACGCCTGGAAAGTCTACATGCGTCGTCAGACCAACGCCATCAACTATGCCGCAAACCTGCCGATGGCACAAGGCATTCAGTTTGATTTGGAAATGATAGAATGA
- a CDS encoding tetratricopeptide repeat protein gives MKRLLFHCILALSLHSLACHAQSLQHPWDDAASLASMTVEKRIEAYLAAADFYKDSLLLSTTYGNQALQLSLENKNLLMEARSKQTLAMIYLEQDLYDKALIFAYEALADYQKLHDEQGQLLANGVLGWVYYDAGQTEKALDFHQKLLSAYQKKGSKEDVVWTTNAIGLDYSVLKNYALALKYFKASLALSRTLNQPERISASLNNIGMMQTAQGLYREGLTSLKEGYRLSIQLGNVLKQGENLNQMGNTYYQMNKLDSAEYYLTKARAIITTSKANARKEKLIDNYEFSTKVYLAKNDYQNAFQFLTQYMKLKDEVISLEKSNNLTNALMVHQTQQKEQEIKLLESENKLKVLQRDALAGAILLITIIGVLLYSKQVTTQKKERLILEAQQALTQKELARASLEKEAFEKEYLLSEAQKQLAQNDLERANLEKEALQANLDFKNSEFTNAAIHLSQRNELIRSFLDELKQLNLRSPSESSSRITKIIDHFSQVQGTNKDAEAFHLNMEAEYKDFLFKLTTRFPDLTDNEKRLCGQIRLNLSIKDIASINNISVKSVEMARYRLRKKLNLEHEENLGGFLNSL, from the coding sequence ATGAAGCGTCTTCTATTTCACTGCATCCTCGCCTTGTCTCTTCACTCGCTCGCGTGCCACGCCCAGTCGCTTCAACACCCTTGGGACGATGCCGCCAGCCTGGCGTCGATGACCGTCGAGAAACGCATTGAAGCTTATCTGGCTGCGGCTGATTTCTATAAGGACTCCTTGTTGCTCTCCACCACCTACGGCAATCAGGCCCTACAGCTTTCGCTCGAAAACAAAAATCTCCTGATGGAAGCACGGTCGAAACAAACGTTGGCCATGATCTATCTCGAGCAGGACCTCTACGACAAAGCGCTGATCTTCGCCTACGAAGCACTGGCCGACTACCAGAAACTCCACGACGAACAAGGGCAGCTGCTTGCCAACGGCGTTTTGGGCTGGGTGTATTACGACGCCGGTCAAACCGAAAAAGCCCTCGACTTCCACCAAAAACTTTTATCGGCCTATCAAAAAAAAGGAAGCAAAGAAGATGTGGTGTGGACCACGAATGCCATTGGTCTTGACTACAGTGTGCTGAAAAACTACGCCCTCGCACTGAAATATTTTAAAGCGTCGTTAGCCCTCAGCCGCACGCTGAACCAGCCCGAACGCATCTCGGCAAGTCTTAACAATATCGGGATGATGCAAACCGCTCAGGGTCTGTATCGCGAAGGCCTGACCTCGCTGAAGGAGGGCTACCGGTTGTCCATACAACTGGGCAACGTGCTGAAGCAAGGCGAAAACCTCAACCAGATGGGGAACACGTACTATCAAATGAACAAGCTCGACAGCGCCGAGTATTATTTAACGAAAGCCCGGGCCATCATCACCACTTCGAAAGCCAATGCAAGAAAAGAAAAGCTGATCGACAATTACGAGTTCAGCACCAAGGTGTACCTGGCCAAAAATGACTATCAGAACGCCTTTCAGTTTCTCACGCAATACATGAAACTGAAAGACGAAGTGATCTCCCTGGAAAAAAGTAACAACCTTACCAACGCGTTGATGGTGCACCAGACACAACAGAAGGAACAGGAAATAAAACTGCTGGAAAGCGAAAACAAATTAAAAGTGTTGCAGCGCGACGCCTTGGCCGGCGCCATTCTGCTCATCACCATCATTGGTGTTTTATTGTACAGCAAGCAAGTGACCACACAAAAGAAGGAACGCCTGATCCTGGAAGCTCAACAAGCGCTCACGCAAAAAGAACTGGCCCGTGCCTCGCTGGAGAAAGAAGCCTTTGAAAAGGAATACTTGCTGTCGGAAGCACAAAAGCAATTGGCTCAAAACGACCTGGAGCGTGCCAACCTGGAAAAAGAAGCCCTGCAGGCAAACCTCGATTTCAAAAATTCTGAGTTCACCAATGCCGCCATCCATTTGTCGCAGCGCAACGAACTGATCCGCTCGTTCCTCGACGAGTTGAAACAATTGAACCTGCGCTCACCTTCCGAATCGTCGAGCCGGATCACGAAAATCATCGATCATTTCTCGCAGGTTCAAGGCACCAACAAAGATGCAGAGGCGTTTCACCTGAACATGGAAGCGGAATACAAGGACTTCCTTTTCAAACTGACCACCCGCTTTCCCGATTTGACCGACAACGAAAAACGGCTGTGCGGTCAGATCAGGCTAAACCTTTCCATCAAAGACATCGCCTCCATCAACAACATCTCCGTCAAATCGGTGGAGATGGCGCGCTACCGGCTTCGCAAGAAGCTCAACCTGGAGCATGAAGAAAATCTTGGAGGCTTTTTGAATAGTCTTTAA
- a CDS encoding SusC/RagA family TonB-linked outer membrane protein — translation MKTGLQIWRKMLLLHLLISSTLITVYGQSRTVTGTVSDAISGEVMPGVNLVIKGTTNGTTTDANGAFSIALKEEDNALIVSFIGYKTQEVTLSPAQTTLGIKLEADVTALQEVVVVGFGTQQKSHLTGAVASTNMDNFIKVPTGDALNALQGQVAGVSVANATGAPGAAPVVQIRGLGTINGSSPLYVIDGIPSEPSYLNPAEIESISVLKDASAATIYGARGSNGVILITTKRGKSGKPKITINSFVAANDVNLNGVEAVNKAQKNAIMQNAYNNAGLTPPTWAMDNSKFADTRWADAYFKTGFEQKHDLSIAGGTDDVTYSFAGGYYSNNGTVINTGLNRYNSRLNLDFKNLLHDHLKINLGVSFVRKDLKNFSETLGQGNADFSPIMSLYTALPHKEIYDPTSPNGFAGQDPLLGVVGAGNPIGSQTLQNNKNQDDYIQLNWGADLKLLPWLTYQFKLGVNSENTYNDTFLPAYNFGPGATVETPRTWQERGRTNSSIFNNLLNIKKEFNDHSIAVLLGQSSERYATRSVGGSNLEQPSSLVPALDAGIGTRNAYGGIVENRLLSFFGRATYSYANKYFVEGSVRKDGSTRFGPENRWGTFYAVSGGWAIHRERFFNIDFISELKPRFSYGVVGNQSIGDYKYQSLITIGSSDPDYPSAVNYPFGSSRPQVVATGATALGIGTPGIKWEQTTTSNIGLDLGLVENKLTFTIDYYQSKTEGMLVERRPPGSAGIQKAPTTNAGNLENKGLEVTATYRNESGAFKYSISGNVGTSKNKVTRLGYEGQEFIDGYVEYNNYATTRTAVGTQVGEFYLKEVAGIFQTQQEIDAYKGKDGEQLQPNAAPGDFKFVDINNDGVIDDKDKRSFGSGLPKASFGLTFNASWKNFDFTLMFNGTAGNKMYNAFKMEMYRLNASPDLLNSWTATNTATDVPRLNYTDPNSNYTTASSYFLENASYVRLRNLQIGYTLPVQLAESIGLTRLRIFAGGYNLFTITKYTGFDPGLSNTGKFSRGVDKGFYPISRSLVAGITIGL, via the coding sequence ATGAAGACAGGTTTACAAATTTGGAGAAAAATGCTGTTGCTGCATTTGCTCATTTCGAGTACGCTGATAACCGTTTATGGCCAAAGCCGCACCGTGACCGGAACCGTTTCGGACGCTATTTCGGGAGAAGTCATGCCCGGCGTGAATCTCGTCATTAAAGGCACGACCAATGGCACGACCACCGATGCGAACGGTGCTTTCTCGATCGCGCTGAAGGAGGAGGACAATGCGTTGATTGTGTCTTTCATCGGCTACAAAACGCAAGAGGTGACCTTGTCGCCTGCACAAACAACGTTGGGTATTAAGCTGGAAGCGGATGTCACTGCACTCCAGGAGGTGGTGGTGGTTGGATTTGGTACACAACAAAAGAGTCACCTCACCGGTGCCGTGGCGTCTACCAACATGGATAACTTTATTAAAGTACCCACGGGCGATGCGCTCAACGCGCTGCAGGGACAAGTGGCCGGCGTAAGTGTTGCCAACGCCACGGGGGCGCCGGGTGCTGCGCCGGTGGTGCAGATCCGCGGTCTGGGCACCATCAATGGAAGTTCGCCACTCTATGTCATCGACGGCATTCCCAGCGAGCCCTCCTACCTCAACCCCGCAGAGATCGAAAGCATCTCGGTGTTGAAGGATGCATCGGCCGCCACCATCTATGGGGCACGCGGATCGAACGGGGTTATTCTCATCACCACAAAACGCGGCAAGTCGGGCAAACCAAAAATCACCATCAACTCTTTTGTAGCGGCCAACGATGTTAACCTCAATGGTGTGGAAGCCGTCAACAAGGCGCAAAAGAACGCCATCATGCAAAATGCCTACAACAATGCGGGGCTCACGCCACCCACCTGGGCAATGGACAATTCCAAGTTTGCCGACACGCGGTGGGCCGATGCCTATTTCAAAACCGGCTTCGAGCAAAAGCACGACCTGAGCATTGCCGGCGGCACCGACGATGTGACCTACAGTTTTGCCGGCGGCTATTATTCAAACAATGGCACCGTCATCAACACCGGGTTGAATCGCTACAACTCGCGCCTGAACCTGGATTTTAAAAATCTGTTGCACGATCACTTAAAAATTAACCTCGGCGTTTCGTTTGTCCGCAAAGACCTGAAGAACTTTTCCGAAACCCTTGGCCAAGGCAACGCCGATTTTTCTCCGATCATGTCGCTCTACACAGCCCTTCCGCACAAGGAAATTTATGACCCGACCAGCCCCAACGGCTTTGCCGGACAGGACCCTTTGCTGGGTGTTGTGGGCGCGGGCAATCCCATCGGCTCACAGACGTTGCAAAACAACAAGAACCAGGATGACTATATACAGTTGAACTGGGGTGCCGACCTGAAGCTCTTGCCGTGGCTCACCTATCAATTCAAACTTGGGGTGAACTCCGAGAACACTTACAACGACACCTTCTTGCCGGCCTACAACTTCGGACCGGGCGCCACCGTGGAGACGCCGCGCACGTGGCAGGAACGTGGCAGGACAAACTCTTCCATCTTCAACAACCTGTTGAACATCAAAAAAGAATTTAACGATCACAGCATCGCCGTGCTGTTGGGGCAGTCGAGCGAACGGTACGCAACGCGCTCCGTGGGAGGTTCCAACCTGGAGCAACCTTCATCGCTCGTGCCTGCGCTGGATGCGGGCATTGGCACGCGGAATGCTTATGGTGGCATCGTCGAGAACAGGTTGCTGTCGTTCTTTGGACGCGCTACCTACAGCTATGCAAACAAGTATTTCGTTGAGGGCAGTGTGCGCAAAGACGGGTCGACGCGTTTTGGCCCCGAAAATCGCTGGGGAACATTCTATGCAGTTTCGGGCGGATGGGCCATTCATCGCGAACGTTTTTTCAATATCGATTTCATCAGCGAGCTGAAGCCCCGTTTCAGTTATGGCGTGGTGGGTAACCAGAGTATTGGCGACTACAAGTATCAATCGTTGATCACGATAGGGAGCAGCGACCCTGATTATCCCAGCGCCGTGAACTATCCCTTCGGATCGTCGCGACCTCAGGTTGTGGCCACGGGTGCAACGGCGCTTGGCATTGGCACACCCGGCATCAAGTGGGAGCAGACCACCACCAGCAACATCGGCTTGGATTTGGGATTGGTGGAGAATAAACTGACGTTTACCATCGACTACTATCAATCGAAAACAGAAGGCATGTTGGTGGAACGCCGCCCCCCGGGATCGGCCGGCATTCAGAAAGCACCCACAACCAACGCGGGGAACCTGGAGAACAAGGGTCTTGAGGTGACCGCCACCTACAGAAACGAGTCGGGTGCCTTCAAATACAGCATCAGCGGCAACGTGGGCACGTCCAAAAACAAGGTCACCCGGCTGGGCTATGAAGGACAGGAATTTATCGATGGCTATGTTGAGTATAACAACTATGCCACCACCCGCACGGCCGTAGGAACGCAAGTCGGAGAATTCTACCTGAAGGAAGTGGCCGGCATTTTTCAAACCCAGCAAGAGATCGATGCCTACAAAGGCAAAGACGGCGAACAGCTGCAGCCCAACGCAGCTCCCGGCGATTTTAAATTTGTGGACATCAATAACGACGGCGTGATCGATGACAAAGACAAACGCTCTTTTGGAAGCGGGTTGCCCAAAGCGTCGTTTGGGTTGACCTTCAATGCCAGCTGGAAGAATTTTGATTTCACCCTCATGTTCAATGGCACGGCGGGCAACAAAATGTATAACGCCTTCAAGATGGAAATGTATCGCCTGAATGCATCCCCCGATCTGTTGAATTCGTGGACAGCCACCAACACCGCAACCGACGTTCCGCGGCTGAACTACACCGACCCCAACAGCAACTACACTACTGCGTCGAGCTATTTCCTGGAGAACGCTTCTTATGTTCGGTTGAGAAACCTTCAGATCGGCTACACCCTTCCCGTACAACTCGCGGAGAGCATCGGGCTCACCAGGCTCCGTATTTTTGCGGGCGGCTATAATTTGTTCACCATCACAAAGTACACAGGTTTTGATCCGGGCCTTTCCAATACGGGAAAATTCTCGCGCGGTGTGGACAAAGGATTTTATCCCATCTCACGCTCGCTTGTAGCAGGCATCACCATCGGTCTTTAA